In Salvelinus alpinus chromosome 22, SLU_Salpinus.1, whole genome shotgun sequence, one genomic interval encodes:
- the LOC139549521 gene encoding dipeptidyl peptidase 1-like — MKVSGVLLCVFLLWVEGSQADTPANCTYEDLLGSWVFQVSKGGQDKSINCSLMDTIDKSITVHLEKLSVAVDDLGNTGFFTLIYNQGFEVVLNDYKWFGFFKYSEQGSEVTSYCDQTLPGWVHDSLGNNWACFTAKRVVPIAPHSVHTQRYHPNDLFLQRSYKHNLDFIDSINVAQSSWKATAYSEHETYTLQQLMHRAGGPASHIPRRVGPAPVTAALAKMAAGLPERWDWRDVNRVNYLSPVRNQASCGSCYSFALMGMLEARVRLQTNNTETPIFSPQQVVSCSQYSQGCDGGFPYLIGKYVQDFGIVEESCYPYAGTDSPCDVPDGCLRHYTSDYSYVGGFYGGCSESAMMLELVKNGPMGVAFEVYPDFMHYKEGIYHHTGLHDTNNPFELTNHAVLLVGYGQCHVTGQKFWVVKNSWGAAWGEGGFFRIRRGSDECSIESIAVAAKPIPKL, encoded by the exons ATGAAGGTGagcggtgtgttgttgtgtgtgttccTGCTCTGGGTGGAGGGCTCCCAGGCTGATACCCCGGCCAACTGCACATATGAAGACCTGTTGGGCTCCTGGGTGTTCCAGGTATCGAAGGGAGGGCAAGACAAAAGTATCAACTGCTCTCTGATGG ACACCATTGATAAGTCGATAACGGTGCACCTGGAGAAGCTGTCTGTGGCGGTGGACGACCTGGGGAACACGGGATTCTTCACCCTCATCTACAATCAGGGCTTTGAGGTTGTCCTCAACGACTACAAGTGGTTTGGCTTCTTCAAG TACTCTGAGCAGGGCTCTGAGGTGACCAGCTACTGTGACCAGACTCTGCCAGGCTGGGTCCATGATTCTCTGGGGAACAACTGGGCCTGCTTCACTGCCAAGAGGGTTGTCCCAATAGCCCCTCACTCCGTACACACACAACGCTACCATCCCAATGACCT gtTCCTCCAGAGGTCCTACAAACACAACCTGGACTTCATTGACTCCATCAACGTGGCCCAGAGCTCCTGGAAAGCCACAGCCTACAGCGAACATGAGACCTACACTCTGCAGCAGCTAATGCACAGGGCTGGGGGACCAGCCTCACACATCCCCAG ACGTGTTGGCCCCGCCCCTGTGACAGCAGCGCTAGCCAAGATGGCGGCCGGCCTCCCTGAGCGCTGGGACTGGAGAGATGTCAACAGAGTCAACTACCTCAGTCCTGTCCGCAACCAGG CTTCGTGTGGTAGCTGCTATTCCTTTGCCTTAATGGGAATGTTGGAGGCTCGTGTCCGGCTCCAAACCAACAACACCGAGACTCCCATCTTCAGCCCACAGCAGGTCGTGTCCTGCTCCCAGTACTCCCAAG GTTGTGACGGGGGTTTCCCCTACCTCATTGGCAAGTACGTCCAGGACTTTGGGATCGTGGAAGAGTCGTGTTATCCGTACGCTGGGACAGATTCCCCGTGTGACGTTCCCGATGGCTGTCTCCGCCACTACACTTCGGACTACAGCTACGTGGGAGGGTTCTACGGAGGCTGCAGCGAGTCTGCCATGATGCTGGAACTGGTCAAGAACGGCCCCATGGGGGTGGCCTTTGAG GTGTATCCTGACTTCATGCACTACAAGgagggtatctaccaccacacggGCCTCCATGACACCAACAACCCGTTTGAGCTGACCAACCACGCGGTGCTGCTGGTAGGCTACGGCCAATGTCACGTCACGGGTCAGAAGTTCTGGGTGGTGAAGAACAGCTGGGGGGCGGCGTGGGGCGAAGGGGGCTTCTTCAGGATCAGACGGGGGTCTGACGAGTGTTCCATCGAGAGCATCGCTGTGGCAGCCAAGCCCATCCCTAAACTGTAG
- the tyr gene encoding tyrosinase translates to MVLLVVLGSLLQMLFLRSCVGQFPRPCANTEALRTKQCCPVWEGDGSACGATSGRGFCQDVTVSEEPHGPQYPHTGIDDRERWPLAFYNRTCQCASNYGGFDCGECRFGYFGPGCAEQRESVRRNFLSLSVAEQQRFISYLNLAKNTVTADYVIVTGTRAEMGTNGENPMFSDVSVYDLFVWMHYYVSRDTLLGGPGNVWPDIDFAHESAAFLPWHRVYLLHWEHEIRKMTGDFNFTIPYWDWRDATDCTVCTDNLMGGRSLLNHNLISPGSVFSSWKVICTQPEEYNSKAALCPGTGEGPLLRNPGNHDPNRVRRLPTSADVEFVVGIETYETGAMDRQANMSFRNSLEGFASPETGMAITGQSTMHNALHVFMNGTMSSVQGSANDPIFLLHHTFIDSIYEQWLRRHTPPRSRYPTSNAPIGHNDGYYMVPFLPLYRNGDYFLGNKVLGYEYSYLLDPGTRFVQEFLTPYMQEAQLIWQWLLGAGLIGAILAGIVMTTGALFVRRRSQNRKKKSTSSFGERQPLLHSSSEEGSGTSYQTTL, encoded by the exons ATGGTTCTTCTGGTTGTGTTGGGTAGCCTGCTCCAGATGCTGTTTCTGCGGTCGTGTGTGGGCCAGTTCCCCCGGCCTTGCGCCAACACGGAGGCGCTGCGTACCAAGCAGTGCTGCCCGGTGTGGGAGGGGGACGGGTCGGCCTGTGGAGCCACGTCGGGCCGAGGGTTCTGTCAGGATGTGACGGTATCAGAGGAGCCCCACGGGCCACAGTACCCACACACTGGGATAGACGACCGAGAACGGTGGCCGCTGGCTTTCTACAACCGCACATGCCAGTGTGCAAGTAACTATGGGGGTTTCGACTGTGGAGAGTGCAGGTTCGGCTACTTCGGCCCCGGGTGTGCCGAGCAGCGGGAGTCCGTGAGGAGGAACTTCCTCTCGCTGTCGGTGGCAGAACAGCAGCGGTTCATCTCCTACCTGAACTTGGCCAAGAACACCGTCACCGCTGACTATGTCATTGTCACAGGAACTCGCGCTGAGATGGGTACAAATGGGGAGAACCCAATGTTTTCCGACGTGAGTGTATACGACCTGTTTGTGTGGATGCACTACTACGTGTCCAGGGACACACTGCTGGGGGGACCAGGAAATGTTTGGCCGGACATAGACTTTGCGCACGAGTCGGCGGCGTTCCTGCCATGGCACCGAGTGTATCTGCTGCACTGGGAGCACGAGATCAGGAAGATGACTGGGGATTTTAACTTCACCATCCCATACTGGGACTGGCGGGATGCAACAGACTGTACGGTGTGCACGGACAACCTGATGGGTGGGCGGAGCCTGCTTAACCACAACCTCATCAGCCCCGGCTCTGTGTTCTCTTCATGGAAG GTGATCTGTACCCAGCCAGAGGAGTACAACAGCAAAGCAGCACTGTGTCCTGGGACAGGGGAGGGGCCTCTGCTGCGCAACCCTGGTAACCACGACCCTAACCGTGTGAGGCGTCTGCCCACCTCGGCCGACGTGGAGTTTGTGGTGGGTATAGAGACTTACGAGACGGGAGCCATGGACCGCCAAGCCAACATGAGCTTCAGGAACTCCCTGGAGG GTTTTGCGAGTCCTGAGACGGGGATGGCTATAACAGGACAGAGTACGATGCACAACGCCCTCCACGTCTTCATGAACGGAACCATGAGCTCAGTACAGGGCTCAGCCAATGATCCCATCTTCCTCCTGCACCACACCTTCATAGACAG TATCTATGAACAGTGGTTGAGGAGACACACGCCGCCTCGCTCCCGCTACCCAACATCCAACGCTCCGATTGGTCACAACgatggttactacatggttccctTCCTGCCTCTCTACCGCAACGGTGACTACTTCCTGGGCAACAAGGTCCTGGGCTATGAATACTCATACCTGCTTGACCCAG gcacgAGATTTGTCCAGGAGTTCCTGACTCCCTACATGCAGGAGGCCCAGCTGATCTGGCAGTGGCTCCTGGGAGCAGGACTCATCGGGGCCATCCTGGCAGGAATTGTCATGACGACCGGGGCCCTGTTTGTCAGGAGGCGGAGCCAGAACAGGAAGAAGAAGTCGACTTCATCCTTTGGGGAGAGACAGCCCCTCCTACATAGCAGCTCAGAGGAAGGATCAGGGACCTCCTACCAGACCAcactgtaa